Part of the Niallia alba genome is shown below.
AGTCTGGTGGCGATAGCGAGAAGGTCACACCCGTTCCCATACCGAACACGGAAGTTAAGCTTCTCAGCGCCAATGGTAGTTGGGGGTTCTCCCCCTGTGAGAGTAGGACGTCGCCAGGCAATTAAAAAGACCTAAAAGCTTATTGCTTTTAGGTCTTTTTGTAGGAATGTGTATTTATTCTGTTATTAACAATAATTCATCTTCAATCTCTCTCGCAATGTTATAGGCACCATCAGATTTATATGAGCAAATAACAGTTGTAATTAGTGAATTAGGGTAAAAAGCAGAGTGAAAGCTAACTCCAGGGTCATATCCCATAATATGATATTTAACAACACTATTATTCCTTTTCTCAATCCATATCCCATAACCATAAAATCCGGTTAACTTTTTTGTTTGAGTAAATGGTGTAAGTAACTTGCGAGTATATTCTTGGCTTAGTAATAGGTTGTTTAGAAGTGCGTCCCATAAACTTACCATATCATCTGCGGTGACAAATGCTCCTCCGTCAGAACCACCTTTTACAGGCAATGAGTAAATATTCGTTTTCCATCTACCATTAGGTAAATCAATATAACCTAATGCAGTGTCTTTGGGAAGTGCATCGAATTCATAATAACCAGAATTTTTCATACCTGCTTTTTTAAAGATATATTCCTCGATATAATCAGTAAAAGAAAATCCGCTGATTTGCTCCACGATTAATCCCAGCAAGATATATCCTGCATTGTTATATTGAAACTTCTCTCCTACCTTTGATTCCATTGTTTTGTCCTAATCCCTATCAAAAGTGCTCAAATCGTTTTAAAGTGTTTACTGCTAGTGCAAAAAGAATAATTGATAGTATGATTGTTGAAAAAACAGGTAGAAAGAATGTATCGAGATTTTTTTGGTCTATTAAGATGCTAGTTGCTTGATCCCTTAATGTAGCAGGACTCCATTTCATATATTTGGTTGCAAGTCCGGTGAGTAAGGAAAGGGCAGCTAGTAATGTTATGCTTACGCCAGCAATACCGCCACTATTTCTTAAGAATGTTCCTAACCAAATGGTGAAAGTGAGAATAAAAATTATCCATAGGCTATATATTAGGAAGCTAATAAGTACATCTATCCATCGAACAGGTGAAAATAATAAATTTGTATAATACCATGTCAGAACATAGCTTGAAAACAAGGAGGTTAATGCAATGATAACCTGACTTGACCATTTACTGGCTATGTATTGGAAGGCAGTAACAGGGCGTGCCATAATAAGGGTAAGTACATTATTTTGACGTTCTTGGGAGATAACTCCCATTGTGGCTAGGACAAATAAAAGTGTACCAATTGTTCCGTATTGAGATAAAGTAGCTGCTAATACTTCTGCTCCTGTAGGGACTGGAAATTCAATCTTCGCGCCTTCGGGTAGATTTCCGGCCTTCTCAATAATTTGTGGCATATAGTAAGTTGTAATTGGTTGGGAAATTCCTAAAATCATTATAACTACTGGAAGCCAAATCCATTTTCCGTTTCTTTTACTTTCTAGCATTTCTTTTTGAAATAAAGTGATAAAATTTTTCATATCTCAACCACCTTCATATAGACATCCTCTAGAGAATCCTCTGTTACTTCAAAGCATTGAATTGTGTATCCTTTACTTATTAGAGTAGTTAATAAATCGTTTGTATGCAAAGACGGTGTTATTTCTAAAATAGTCGCATTATTTTCAGTGGTAAAGTGAATAGTATGTGGCTTTATTAGATTATCAAAAGCATTTTTTATAGGTTCTACCGTTTCGATATGGATAGCTGTGTGCGAAAAGGTTCTTTTTAGGGAGGTTAAGGAACCATCCCATTTTATTTCTCCATCTTTTAACATAAGAACTTCATCGCAAACTTGTTCTGCGTCGTGAAGCACATGTGTGGAAAAAAGGATAGTCATTCTTTCTTTTAATTTCTCCATAAGTGTAAGAACTTCTCTTCTTCCAGTAGGGTCTAAAGCAGAAACTGGTTCATCTAGGATTAATAGCTCTGGCTGATGTAAAATTGCTTGGGCTAATCCTAGTCGTTGTTTCATTCCGCCAGAAAAACCACCAATCTTCCTGTTCTTTGCCTCTGTTAGTCCTACGAAAGAGAGAGTATTGTTTACTTGTTCTTTTAACAGATGTTTTGGAACTGCTGATAGTTTACCTGCGAATTGCAGAAACTCAATGGGAGTCATCCAATTAAAAAAAGTAGGATGCTGAGGCATAAAACCGATATGACTGCGATAATCCCTTTCTTCGCTGTAAGTAATAGTGCCCTTTGTCGGGGATAATAAACCTGACAGCATATGAAGTGTTGTTGTTTTACCAGCTCCGTTTGGTCCTAGTAATGCAGTGCAACTTCCTTCTTTTATATTAAAGGTAATTCCTTTAATTGCTGTATGCCCTTTAAATACTTTTTGTAATTGATTTACTTGTACGAACATCTTTATGCCTCCTAGTTATTTTTTCTACCAACTACAAAATATAAAATGGGACCAAATAAACTAATAAATAGGATAAGTAGAATCCATAACCATTTTGGTCCATTTGTATCTCCCTGTTTGATACAGCTAATAAGTGCTGTAATTGTTAATATAAATTGAAGAATAAGAATGGGAGCTATAAGTGACCAATTTACATGTAATAATTCTTCCAATGTTATTTCTCCTTTCGTGCTTTTCTTTTTTGCGGCAAGATAATAAATAGTAAGTAGATAATAGAAGGGAGTGGAAGAGAAATTAATCCCCATATCCCCCAAAACCATGCGAAGCTCCTATTTTTTTTTGCGTGAATAAAAAGAAAGGTTCCTTGTGCTAAGAGGGAGAGAATAAGTAGAAATAATAAATAAGGGTTAATTTCTGTCATCGAATATCTTCCCTTCTTGTTTTCGCGTTAGCATAAAGTAAACAATAGGAGCAACTATGATAGATGCAACTTCTATAATGGCTATAATATAAAGGGTTTGGAATGCTAGGATAGACAAACAACTAAGCAAAAAGATAGCTGTTATAATAAACAACTTTAATTCTCTATAGAACGCTTTTTTCTTTCGGGATTGATAGTGTTGCAGATTATCCTTCAAGAAAAGTGCAGATGGTTCTTCGCTAGTAGAAAGTTTTTCGAGTTGATTCCAATCTTCTTGTAAGTTTTTTATAATTTTTTCTGATTGATTATTATCATTCATCATGGAATGTCCACTCCTTTCTTAGTTTCTTTATGCCGTTATGAACCCGAGACTTTACTGTTCCTGGTCTAATTTGAAGTAGTTCCCCGATTTCCTCATAGGTGTAGCCATAATAGTGGCGAAGAAGAATGGGGATACGGAACTCTGCTTCTAAATTATTGAAATCGGTAAAAGTGTCACTCCATTCTATCCCCTGAGATTTTGCTTTCCATATTAACTGTCTAGATAAAGCAACTTTTGTTTGGTTGATCCAATTTGTTTCCCTTTTTTGTTTTCGAAGTTGATCGATATAGAGTCTTGAAGCAATGGCAATCAACCAGGTCGAAAACTTACTGTCTCCATTAAAAGAGTTGAGTTTTTCGTAACATTTCAACATCGTTTCCTGTGCTAAATCTGAACTGGTTTCTTCATTTAAAGTCAGTTTTAGCAAATATTTATATAGAAAGGAGTAGTGTGATTGAAATAAATTTACGAAGGCATCTTCATTTCCTTTCTTTGCAAGTATGATAAGTTTCTTCTCGTTCTCCAAAATTAGTTTGATGCCCCCTTTCCTTTTCAAATCATAAGACGGTTAACTTCAGCAAATCGTTCATTAATTAATAAATATTTTTTGCTGAATTTAATTTAATAATCTCTCTTTATTAAATTATGAGATAGTGTAGAGCATTTTCAATTGTTGTATGATAAACTTCTGATAAAATTAGCTAAGAGCTATTTACTAATAAGGAAGAGTGATTTCGTAATGTATGCTGTAATTGCTTTATTTGATGCTACGTTAGAACAAAAGATAAAAAAGATATGGGAAGGATTAGAGAGTAATAAAATCTCCTATTATGCGCAAGAGGTGGAAGATAGAGTACCACATATTACTATAGCTAGCTATAAGGAAATCCCTGTAAAGAATTTTATAAATGAGATAGAAATATTTTATAAAAATAAGAGACAAGTCCAACTTGATTTTCAAACAATAGGATCTTTTGTGAGTACACGAACACTCTTTTATTCCCCGACTGTAACAAAAGAGCTAATGGATTTTCATTCTAATCATCATCATCATCATCAATATTTTGCTTCTTATAATAAAGAGGAAGACTCGTTATACCTTCCTAGAAAATGGGTTCCGCATTGCACTTTAGCTAATAGACTTTCTCAAGAAAAGCTACAGGAGGCATATAGTTATTGTTTAGAGATAAATGAAAAGATAGAGGGGAAAATAAATCGAATAGGATTAATAAAAATTGATGGATCCAAGTGCGCTCCGGTTATTTATTCCCAAAGTTTAATAGAACGATAAAAAAGTAGTTGACGATTTAGTCAATAATTGCTATTATATAAAAGTTGCTTCTAAAAGCGACGCCAGTATGATAATTTGACAGTTGAATTTTTTTTGAAAAAAGTTATTGACTTTCAAATGAATATTGTGATATTATATAAAAGTTGCCTCTGATAAGCAACAAACAAATTGCTGTTTGAAAACTGAACAAACAAACGTCAACAATAATCGTTTTATAACGAACGTTATAGAACAAAAACAAGTAACAAAAAAGCTAGAGTTTAGCAATGAGCTAATCAACTCTTTATTGGAGAGTTTGATCCTGGCTCAGGACGAACGCTGGCGGCGTGCCTAATACATGCAAGTCGAGCGGACTTTAAAAGCTTGCTTTTAAAGTTAGCGGCGGACGGGTGAGTAACACGTGGGCAACCTGCCTGTAAGACTGGGATAACTTCGGGAAACCGGAGCTAATACCGGATAATCCTTTTCCTCTCATGAGGAAAAGCTGAAAGACGGCATCTCGCTGTCACTTACAGATGGGCCCGCGGCGCATTAGCTAGTTGGTGAGGTAACGGCTCACCAAGGCAACGATGCGTAGCCGACCTGAGAGGGTGATCGGCCACACTGGGACTGAGACACGGCCCAGACTCCTACGGGAGGCAGCAGTAGGGAATCTTCCGCAATGGACGAAAGTCTGACGGAGCAACGCCGCGTGAGTGATGAAGGTTTTCGGATCGTAAAGCTCTGTTGTTAGGGAAGAACAAGTACAAGAGTAACTGCTTGTACCTTGACGGTACCTAACCAGAAAGCCACGGCTAACTACGTGCCAGCAGCCGCGGTAATACGTAGGTGGCAAGCGTTGTCCGGAATTATTGGGCGTAAAGCGCGCGCAGGCGGTCCTTTAAGTCTGATGTGAAAGCCCACGGCTCAACCGTGGAGGGTCATTGGAAACTGGGGGACTTGAGTGCAGAAGAGAAGAGTGGAATTCCACGTGTAGCGGTGAAATGCGTAGAGATGTGGAGGAACACCAGTGGCGAAGGCGACTCTTTGGTCTGTAACTGACGCTGAGGCGCGAAAGCGTGGGGAGCAAACAGGATTAGATACCCTGGTAGTCCACGCCGTAAACGATGAGTGCTAAGTGTTAGAGGGTTTCCGCCCTTTAGTGCTGCAGCAAACGCATTAAGCACTCCGCCTGGGGAGTACGGCCGCAAGGCTGAAACTCAAAGGAATTGACGGGGGCCCGCACAAGCGGTGGAGCATGTGGTTTAATTCGAAGCAACGCGAAGAACCTTACCAGGTCTTGACATCCTCTGACACTCCTAGAGATAGGACGTTCCCCTTCGGGGGACAGAGTGACAGGTGGTGCATGGTTGTCGTCAGCTCGTGTCGTGAGATGTTGGGTTAAGTCCCGCAACGAGCGCAACCCTTGATCTTAGTTGCCAGCATTAAGTTGGGCACTCTAAGGTGACTGCCGGTGACAAACCGGAGGAAGGTGGGGATGACGTCAAATCATCATGCCCCTTATGACCTGGGCTACACACGTGCTACAATGGATGGTACAAAGGGCAGCAAAACCGCGAGGTCGAGCAAATCCCATAAAACCATTCTCAGTTCGGATTGTAGGCTGCAACTCGCCTACATGAAGCTGGAATCGCTAGTAATCGCGGATCAGCATGCCGCGGTGAATACGTTCCCGGGCCTTGTACACACCGCCCGTCACACCACGAGAGTTTGTAACACCCGAAGTCGGTGGGGTAACCTTTTTGGAGCCAGCCGCCTAAGGTGGGATAGATGATTGGGGTGAAGTCGTAACAAGGTAGCCGTATCGGAAGGTGCGGCTGGATCACCTCCTTTCTAAGGAAAATGGAATTTACATTCCATCATAGATTGTTGACGATTTGTTGTTCAGTTTTGAGGGAGCAATTAATTCCTCAAAACAGTAAGAAGTTTGAGGGTAAAGAGAAACAAGTAGATCAAGGAAGTGCCTGAGTGAGCACCGGAGCGTACGACAGTACGTGAGGAGCAGAGCAAAGAAGCTGACGAAGAGATGCGAAGTTTATCTTTAGCCGAAATTGTTCCTTGAAAACTAGATTATGAATAGTAAAAACAAGAAAGAAACCGAGTAATCGCCATCTTAGATTCTCTATGTTAGAGAATTATTTCTTTGAAAAGTAATCGTATTAAACGAATACCTATTCAAAGAATGGAGGGTAAAGAGAAACGAGCAGGTCAAGGAAGCGACGGAGCGAGCACCGGAGCGTACGACAGTACGTGAGGAGCAGAGTGAAGAAGCTGACGAAGAGATGTGAAGTTTATCTTTAGCCGACAACTAAGTTAAGTTAGAAAGGGCGCACGGTGGATGCCTTGGCACTAGGAGCCGATGAAGGACGGGATTAACACCGATATGCTTTGGGGAGCTGTAAGTAAGCTTTGATCCAGAGATTTCCGAATGGGGGAACCCTCTATCCGTAATGGGATAGAATCTTTACCTGAATACATAGGGTACTGAAGGCAGACCCGGGGAACTGAAACATCTAAGTACCCGGAGGAAGAGAAAGCAAACGCGATTCCCTGAGTAGCGGCGAGCGAAACGGGATTAGCCCAAACCAAGAGGCTTGCCTCTTGGGGTTGTAGGACACTCTATATGGAGTTACAAAGGAACGGGGTAGACGAATCGATCTGGAAAGGTCAGTCGTAGAAGGTAAAAACCCTGTAGTCGAAACTTCGTTCCCTCTTGAGTGTATCCTGAGTACGGCGGGACACGAGAAATCCCGTCGGAAGCAGGGAGGACCATCTCCCAAGGCTAAATACTCCCTAGTGACCGATAGTGAACCAGTACCGTGAGGGAAAGGTGAAAAGCACCCCGGAAGGGGAGTGAAATAGATCCTGAAACCGTGTGCCTACAAGTAGTTAGAGCCCTTTTATGGGTGATAGCGTGCCTTTTGTAGAATGAACCGGCGAGTTACGATTACATGCGAGGTTAAGTTGAAGAGACGGAGCCGCAGCGAAAGCGAGTCTGAATAGGGCGAAATAGTATGTGGTTGTAGACCCGAAACCAGGTGATCTACCCATGTCCAGGGTGAAGTCCAGGTAACACTGGATGGAGGCCCGAACCCACGCACGTTGAAAAGTGCGGGGATGAGGTGTGGGTAGCGGAGAAATTCCAATCGAACTTGGAGATAGCTGGTTCTCTCCGAAATAGCTTTAGGGCTAGCCTCAAGATTGAGAGTATTGGAGGTAGAGCACTGTTTGGACTAGGGGCCCCCATCGGGTTACCGAATTCAGACAAACTCCGAATGCCAAATACTTATTCTTGGGAGTCAGACTACGAGTGATAAGATCCGTGGTCAAGAGGGAAACAGCCCAGACCACCAGCTAAGGTCCCAAAGTATACGTTAAGTGGAAAAGGATGTGGAGTTGCTTAGACAACCAGGATGTTGGCTTAGAAGCAGCCACCATTTAAAGAGTGCGTAATAGCTCACTGGTCGAGTGACTCTGCGCCGAAAATGTACCGGGGCTAAACGTATCACCGAAGCTGTGGATTGACATCTATGATGTCAGTGGTAGGAGAGCGTTCTAAGGGCGTTGAAGCTAGACCGTAAGGACTGGTGGAGCGCTTAGAAGTGAGAATGCCGGTATGAGTAGCGAAAGATGAGTGAGAATCTCATCCACCGAATGCCTAAGGTTTCCTGAGGAAGGCTCGTCCGCTCAGGGTTAGTCGGGACCTAAGCCGAGGCTGAAAAGCGTAGGCGATGGACAACAGGTTGATATTCCTGTACCACCTTTAAATCATTTGAGCAATGGGGGGACGCAGGAGGATAGGGTAAGCGTGCTGTTGGATTAGCACGTCCAAGCAGTTAGGCCGGTAATGAGGCAAATCCCATTACCATATGGCGGAGCTGTGACGGCGAGGGAAATATAGTACCGAAGTTCCTGATTCCACACTGCCAAGAAAAGCCTCTAGCGAGATTTATGGTGCCCGTACCGCAAACCGACACAGGTAGGCGAGGAGAGAATCCTAAGGTGAGCGAGAGAACTCTCGTTAAGGAACTCGGCAAAATGACCCCGTAACTTCGGGAGAAGGGGTGCTCTTTTGGGTGTTAAAGCCCGAGAGAGCCGCAGTGAATAGGCCCAGGCGACTGTTTAGCAAAAACACAGGTCTCTGCGAAGCCGCAAGGCGAAGTATAGGGGCTGACACCTGCCCGGTGCTGGAAGGTTAAGAGGAGGGG
Proteins encoded:
- a CDS encoding serine hydrolase domain-containing protein — protein: MESKVGEKFQYNNAGYILLGLIVEQISGFSFTDYIEEYIFKKAGMKNSGYYEFDALPKDTALGYIDLPNGRWKTNIYSLPVKGGSDGGAFVTADDMVSLWDALLNNLLLSQEYTRKLLTPFTQTKKLTGFYGYGIWIEKRNNSVVKYHIMGYDPGVSFHSAFYPNSLITTVICSYKSDGAYNIAREIEDELLLITE
- a CDS encoding ABC transporter permease, translating into MKNFITLFQKEMLESKRNGKWIWLPVVIMILGISQPITTYYMPQIIEKAGNLPEGAKIEFPVPTGAEVLAATLSQYGTIGTLLFVLATMGVISQERQNNVLTLIMARPVTAFQYIASKWSSQVIIALTSLFSSYVLTWYYTNLLFSPVRWIDVLISFLIYSLWIIFILTFTIWLGTFLRNSGGIAGVSITLLAALSLLTGLATKYMKWSPATLRDQATSILIDQKNLDTFFLPVFSTIILSIILFALAVNTLKRFEHF
- a CDS encoding ABC transporter ATP-binding protein, translating into MFVQVNQLQKVFKGHTAIKGITFNIKEGSCTALLGPNGAGKTTTLHMLSGLLSPTKGTITYSEERDYRSHIGFMPQHPTFFNWMTPIEFLQFAGKLSAVPKHLLKEQVNNTLSFVGLTEAKNRKIGGFSGGMKQRLGLAQAILHQPELLILDEPVSALDPTGRREVLTLMEKLKERMTILFSTHVLHDAEQVCDEVLMLKDGEIKWDGSLTSLKRTFSHTAIHIETVEPIKNAFDNLIKPHTIHFTTENNATILEITPSLHTNDLLTTLISKGYTIQCFEVTEDSLEDVYMKVVEI
- a CDS encoding PLD nuclease N-terminal domain-containing protein, coding for MEELLHVNWSLIAPILILQFILTITALISCIKQGDTNGPKWLWILLILFISLFGPILYFVVGRKNN
- a CDS encoding YxlC family protein → MMNDNNQSEKIIKNLQEDWNQLEKLSTSEEPSALFLKDNLQHYQSRKKKAFYRELKLFIITAIFLLSCLSILAFQTLYIIAIIEVASIIVAPIVYFMLTRKQEGKIFDDRN
- the sigY gene encoding RNA polymerase sigma factor SigY, whose product is MENEKKLIILAKKGNEDAFVNLFQSHYSFLYKYLLKLTLNEETSSDLAQETMLKCYEKLNSFNGDSKFSTWLIAIASRLYIDQLRKQKRETNWINQTKVALSRQLIWKAKSQGIEWSDTFTDFNNLEAEFRIPILLRHYYGYTYEEIGELLQIRPGTVKSRVHNGIKKLRKEWTFHDE
- a CDS encoding 2'-5' RNA ligase family protein gives rise to the protein MYAVIALFDATLEQKIKKIWEGLESNKISYYAQEVEDRVPHITIASYKEIPVKNFINEIEIFYKNKRQVQLDFQTIGSFVSTRTLFYSPTVTKELMDFHSNHHHHHQYFASYNKEEDSLYLPRKWVPHCTLANRLSQEKLQEAYSYCLEINEKIEGKINRIGLIKIDGSKCAPVIYSQSLIER